Proteins co-encoded in one Ruegeria pomeroyi DSS-3 genomic window:
- the guaA gene encoding glutamine-hydrolyzing GMP synthase → MSQTSHDRLLIIDFGSQVTQLIARRLRELNVYCEIHPYQNVTMDFVREMAPRAVIFSGGPDSVTREGSPRAPQEIFDYGVPILGICYGQQTMMTQLGGRVESGHGTAEFGRAYVTPKGTLDILDGWFTDGREQVWMSHGDHVAEIAPGFEVYGTSPGAPFAITADTSRHFYAVQFHPEVHHTPNGAKLYENFVRLAGFKGDWTMGAYREEMIRTIREQVGDKKVICGLSGGVDSSVAAILIHEAIGDQLTCVFVDHGLLRKNEATEVVGMFRDNYNIQLIHADESDLFLGELDGQSDPETKRKIIGKLFIDVFQKHADTIEGAEFLAQGTLYPDVIESVSFSGGPSVTIKSHHNVGGLPEKMGLKLVEPLRELFKDEVRALGRELGLPQSFIGRHPFPGPGLAIRCPGEITREKLEILREADAIYIDQIRKHGLYDEIWQAFVAILPVRTVGVMGDGRTYDYACALRAVTSVDGMTADYYPFTHEFLGETATRIINEVKGINRCTYDITSKPPGTIEWE, encoded by the coding sequence ATGAGCCAGACATCCCACGACCGCCTTCTGATCATCGACTTCGGCAGCCAGGTAACGCAGCTGATTGCCCGCCGCCTGCGCGAGCTGAACGTCTATTGCGAAATCCACCCCTATCAGAATGTCACGATGGACTTCGTGCGCGAAATGGCGCCACGGGCCGTGATCTTCTCGGGCGGGCCCGACAGCGTCACGCGCGAGGGTTCCCCCCGCGCGCCGCAGGAAATCTTTGACTATGGCGTGCCGATCCTGGGCATCTGCTATGGCCAGCAGACGATGATGACCCAGCTGGGCGGGCGCGTCGAATCCGGCCACGGCACCGCCGAATTCGGCCGCGCCTATGTCACCCCCAAGGGCACGCTCGACATTCTCGACGGCTGGTTCACCGACGGCCGCGAACAGGTCTGGATGAGCCATGGCGACCACGTGGCCGAAATCGCCCCCGGGTTCGAGGTCTACGGTACCTCGCCCGGCGCGCCCTTTGCCATCACCGCCGACACCAGCCGGCATTTCTACGCGGTTCAGTTCCACCCCGAGGTGCACCACACCCCCAACGGCGCAAAACTCTACGAGAATTTCGTGCGTCTGGCGGGATTCAAGGGCGACTGGACCATGGGGGCCTATCGCGAGGAAATGATCCGCACGATCCGCGAACAGGTCGGCGACAAAAAGGTCATCTGCGGCCTCTCGGGCGGCGTCGACAGTTCGGTCGCCGCGATCCTCATCCACGAGGCGATCGGCGACCAGCTCACCTGCGTCTTTGTCGATCACGGGCTGTTGCGCAAGAACGAGGCGACCGAGGTCGTCGGCATGTTCCGCGACAATTACAACATCCAGCTCATCCATGCCGACGAATCCGATCTGTTCCTGGGCGAGCTTGACGGCCAGTCCGACCCCGAGACCAAGCGCAAGATCATCGGCAAGCTCTTCATCGACGTGTTCCAGAAACATGCCGACACCATCGAGGGCGCCGAATTCCTGGCCCAGGGCACGCTGTATCCCGACGTGATCGAATCGGTTTCCTTCTCGGGCGGCCCCTCGGTCACCATCAAATCGCACCACAATGTGGGCGGCCTGCCGGAGAAGATGGGCCTGAAACTGGTCGAGCCGCTGCGCGAGCTGTTCAAGGACGAAGTCCGCGCGCTGGGTCGCGAGCTGGGCCTGCCCCAGTCGTTTATCGGTCGCCACCCCTTCCCTGGACCGGGCCTGGCCATCCGCTGCCCCGGCGAGATCACCCGCGAAAAGCTGGAGATCCTGCGCGAGGCCGACGCGATCTATATCGACCAGATTCGCAAGCACGGGCTCTATGACGAGATCTGGCAGGCCTTTGTCGCCATCCTCCCCGTCCGCACCGTCGGCGTGATGGGCGACGGGCGCACCTATGATTACGCCTGCGCCCTGCGCGCGGTGACCTCGGTCGACGGCATGACCGCCGATTATTACCCGTTCACCCACGAATTCCTGGGCGAGACCGCCACAAGGATCATCAACGAGGTCAAGGGCATCAACCGCTGCACCTATGACATCACCTCGAAACCGCCCGGAACCATCGAGTGGGAGTGA
- a CDS encoding DMT family transporter — MSPIARAALWMTGAIASFSAMAVAGRELSAVHDTFEIMMYRSFVGVLVVSLILSVTGTWHQVSTRALGLHALRNAVHFTGQNLWFFAVTVIPLAQVFALEFTQPLWVILLSPLLLGERMTRVRVAAAVIGFVGILIVARPGASSLNIGILTAALSAIFFAMTTISTKKLTRLASIGCIMFWLTVMQAVLGLVASGHDGQIALPTLGTAPYLVLVGLAGLLAHYCITNALAIAPATVVVPIDFARLPTIAVVGMLLYGEALDIWVLVGAAVIFAGNYLNILAETRNTAR; from the coding sequence ATGAGCCCCATAGCCCGCGCCGCGCTGTGGATGACCGGTGCCATCGCCTCGTTCTCGGCGATGGCCGTGGCCGGGCGCGAGTTGAGCGCGGTGCACGATACATTTGAAATCATGATGTATCGCAGCTTTGTGGGCGTGCTGGTGGTGTCGCTGATCCTGAGCGTCACCGGCACCTGGCATCAGGTCAGCACCCGCGCGCTGGGCCTGCACGCGTTGCGCAATGCGGTGCATTTCACCGGCCAGAACCTGTGGTTCTTTGCCGTGACCGTGATTCCGCTGGCACAGGTCTTTGCTCTGGAATTCACTCAACCGCTCTGGGTCATCCTGCTGTCACCGCTGCTCTTGGGCGAGCGGATGACGCGGGTGCGGGTGGCTGCGGCAGTGATCGGTTTCGTCGGTATCCTGATCGTTGCGCGCCCCGGCGCCAGCAGCCTCAACATTGGTATCCTGACGGCCGCCCTGTCAGCAATTTTCTTTGCGATGACAACGATTTCAACGAAGAAACTCACCCGGCTTGCCAGTATCGGCTGTATCATGTTCTGGCTGACGGTCATGCAGGCGGTGCTGGGGCTTGTGGCCTCGGGCCATGACGGGCAGATCGCCCTGCCGACTCTGGGCACCGCGCCTTATCTGGTGCTGGTCGGGCTCGCCGGTCTGCTGGCGCATTACTGCATCACCAACGCGCTGGCCATCGCGCCCGCCACCGTGGTTGTGCCCATCGACTTTGCCCGCCTGCCCACCATCGCGGTGGTCGGCATGCTGCTTTATGGCGAGGCGCTTGATATCTGGGTTCTGGTTGGCGCAGCGGTGATCTTTGCCGGCAATTACCTCAACATCCTGGCCGAGACCCGAAACACGGCCCGGTAA
- a CDS encoding OmpP1/FadL family transporter: MKNALSGALALCALTTAAQAGGLDRSGQGINILFEEGDAIQFRLGWTDPRVSGSLGGMPSGNVANSFVLPHFAYKKALSDRLDFALIYDQPFGADITYDAAYPLSQNPVPGGRRDVLRAKADTDALTAVFRYRFDRGLSVIGGLRAQRAEATVTVPAAAGYSVTTDSPVDFGYVVGVAWERPDIAARVALTYNSAIDHTLQQSESLNPPPPAPPGFVATLPSTSTISTPQSVNLDFQTGIAADTLLFGSVRWVDWTALVYNPPNYPPLTNLVDYDSDTVTYSLGIGRKFSEAFSGAVTLGYERRTGDSLSDLGPTDGFWSIGLGGTYSLDKAKISGGVRYTDLGDATTNNGARFTGNSAWSVGLQITYALN; encoded by the coding sequence ATGAAGAACGCGCTTTCGGGTGCGCTGGCGTTGTGCGCCCTGACGACGGCGGCACAGGCGGGCGGCCTTGACCGGTCCGGCCAGGGCATCAACATCCTCTTTGAGGAGGGCGACGCGATCCAGTTTCGCCTCGGCTGGACCGACCCCCGTGTCAGCGGCAGCCTGGGTGGCATGCCCTCGGGCAATGTGGCCAACAGCTTTGTCCTGCCGCATTTCGCCTATAAGAAAGCGCTGAGCGACCGGCTGGATTTCGCGCTGATCTATGACCAGCCCTTTGGCGCCGACATCACCTATGACGCCGCATACCCGCTGTCGCAGAACCCCGTGCCAGGTGGCCGCCGCGATGTTCTCAGGGCCAAGGCCGATACCGATGCGCTGACCGCCGTGTTCCGCTATCGCTTTGACCGCGGGCTGAGCGTGATCGGCGGCCTGCGCGCCCAGCGGGCCGAGGCCACCGTGACCGTTCCCGCCGCCGCCGGCTATAGCGTGACCACCGACAGCCCGGTCGATTTCGGCTATGTGGTGGGTGTCGCATGGGAACGGCCCGATATCGCCGCCCGGGTGGCGCTGACCTATAACTCGGCCATCGACCATACCCTGCAGCAAAGCGAAAGCCTGAACCCGCCGCCCCCGGCGCCGCCGGGATTCGTGGCCACCCTGCCCTCGACCAGCACGATCAGCACACCGCAATCGGTGAACCTCGATTTCCAGACAGGCATCGCCGCCGACACGCTGCTGTTTGGCAGCGTGCGCTGGGTCGACTGGACCGCGCTGGTCTATAACCCGCCCAACTATCCGCCGCTCACCAACCTGGTTGATTACGACAGCGATACGGTGACCTATTCGCTGGGCATCGGACGCAAGTTCTCCGAGGCCTTTTCGGGCGCGGTGACACTGGGGTACGAACGGCGCACGGGCGACAGCCTGTCCGATCTCGGCCCCACAGATGGGTTCTGGAGCATCGGTCTGGGCGGCACCTATTCGCTGGACAAGGCCAAGATTTCAGGTGGCGTGCGCTATACCGATCTGGGCGATGCCACCACCAACAACGGTGCCCGCTTTACCGGCAACAGCGCCTGGAGCGTCGGGCTTCAGATCACCTACGCGCTGAACTGA
- a CDS encoding DMT family transporter, producing MSDQKTLSPRAWAELLLLGLIWGASFLAIRVALDEVPVVTAVLHRTFWAALLLWLVVWASRIALPRDPRVWGAFLVMGLLNNVIPFGLMAWGQLYIETGLTSILNASTAIFGVLVAAAVFADERLTPRRLLGVSIGFAGVVITIGFEHLTRFDPRSTAQLAVLAGTLSYAFAGAWARARLGGLAPQLAAAGMLTGSSLILLPAALLIDGPVTLSLQPVTWAAIGYYALVATAGAYLLYYRVLAMAGAGNLMLVTLVIPPVAIGLGAWIRDEALPANAFGGLALLALGLMLLNRRPRRRD from the coding sequence ATGAGCGATCAGAAAACCCTTTCCCCGCGCGCCTGGGCCGAGCTGCTGCTGCTGGGCCTGATCTGGGGCGCCTCTTTCCTGGCGATCCGCGTCGCATTGGACGAGGTGCCGGTGGTCACGGCGGTGCTGCACCGGACCTTCTGGGCTGCGCTGTTGTTGTGGCTGGTGGTCTGGGCCAGCCGCATCGCACTGCCGCGCGATCCGCGCGTCTGGGGTGCCTTTCTGGTGATGGGGCTGCTCAACAACGTGATCCCCTTTGGCCTGATGGCCTGGGGCCAGCTGTATATCGAGACCGGGCTGACCTCGATCCTCAATGCCAGCACCGCCATCTTCGGCGTGCTGGTTGCGGCGGCTGTCTTTGCCGACGAGCGGCTGACGCCCCGGCGCCTGCTGGGGGTCAGCATCGGCTTTGCGGGCGTGGTGATCACCATCGGGTTCGAGCATCTGACCCGGTTCGACCCGCGTTCGACCGCGCAACTGGCGGTGCTGGCGGGCACGCTGTCCTATGCCTTTGCCGGGGCCTGGGCGCGGGCACGGCTGGGCGGGCTGGCGCCGCAACTGGCCGCCGCCGGCATGCTGACCGGGTCGAGCCTGATCCTGCTGCCCGCCGCGCTGCTGATCGACGGACCAGTCACTCTCTCGCTGCAACCGGTAACCTGGGCCGCCATCGGGTATTATGCGCTGGTCGCCACGGCGGGGGCTTACCTGCTTTACTACCGGGTGCTGGCGATGGCGGGTGCGGGAAACCTGATGTTGGTCACGCTGGTGATCCCGCCGGTGGCCATTGGCCTTGGCGCCTGGATACGGGACGAGGCACTGCCGGCCAATGCCTTTGGCGGTCTTGCCCTGCTGGCCCTGGGCCTGATGCTGCTGAACCGCCGCCCGCGCCGCCGCGATTGA
- a CDS encoding YqaA family protein, which yields MLTSLYHRTMALADHRHALWALALVAFLESSVFPIPPDLLMIPMILARPSRAWLIALVALVASVLGGLLGYAIGAFFYDSIGAPILEAMGKGDAMEAFNTRFNDFGFWAVLTAGVTPFPYKVITIMSGWTGMPLATFVATSILARALRFFLVAALLWKFGAPVRDFIERRLGLVMTVFMALLIGGFFLVRYL from the coding sequence ATGCTGACATCGCTCTATCACCGGACCATGGCACTTGCCGATCATCGCCACGCGCTCTGGGCGCTGGCGCTGGTGGCGTTCCTGGAAAGCTCGGTCTTTCCGATCCCGCCCGACCTTTTGATGATCCCGATGATTCTGGCGCGGCCCTCGCGGGCCTGGCTGATCGCGCTGGTGGCGCTGGTCGCCTCGGTGCTGGGCGGTCTGTTGGGCTATGCCATCGGTGCCTTCTTCTATGACAGTATCGGTGCACCGATCCTTGAGGCGATGGGCAAGGGAGACGCGATGGAGGCGTTCAACACCCGGTTCAACGATTTCGGCTTCTGGGCCGTGCTGACGGCCGGGGTCACGCCCTTCCCCTACAAGGTGATCACCATCATGTCGGGCTGGACGGGCATGCCGCTGGCCACATTCGTGGCCACCTCGATCCTGGCGCGCGCGCTGCGCTTCTTTCTGGTCGCCGCACTGCTCTGGAAATTCGGCGCCCCGGTGCGCGATTTCATCGAGCGGCGCCTTGGCTTGGTGATGACCGTCTTCATGGCGTTGCTGATCGGCGGTTTCTTTCTGGTGAGGTATCTGTGA
- a CDS encoding disulfide bond formation protein B, which yields MTRNRLIMLAAGGSAAMLLAAWGFQYLGGMAPCKLCIWQRYPHGAAALIGALALASGWRILTWGGALAALSTGGIGLYHAGVEQGWWEGPTTCTSGPIGNLSAEQLMAQILEAPLVRCDDIPWELFGISMAGWNGVISIGLALIWLLAATRRA from the coding sequence ATGACACGCAACCGATTGATTATGCTGGCCGCAGGTGGCTCGGCTGCAATGCTGCTGGCCGCCTGGGGGTTTCAGTATCTGGGCGGCATGGCGCCCTGCAAACTGTGCATCTGGCAACGTTACCCGCATGGGGCGGCGGCGCTGATCGGCGCGCTGGCACTGGCAAGCGGCTGGCGCATTCTGACGTGGGGTGGTGCCCTGGCAGCGCTGAGCACCGGCGGCATCGGCCTCTATCACGCCGGTGTCGAACAGGGCTGGTGGGAAGGGCCGACCACCTGCACATCGGGGCCGATCGGCAACCTCAGCGCCGAACAGCTGATGGCACAGATCCTGGAGGCACCGCTGGTGCGCTGTGACGATATCCCGTGGGAGCTGTTTGGTATCTCGATGGCGGGCTGGAACGGGGTGATCTCGATCGGGCTGGCGCTGATCTGGCTGCTGGCGGCGACCCGCCGGGCCTGA
- a CDS encoding Lrp/AsnC family transcriptional regulator, whose translation MDKTDERLIAALRHDARASLSDLALQLDLSRTTVRARIERLVQRGDILGFTITLKEDVLNDPVRGLMMIEIEGRGAARITRQLQGLKEVRAIHSTNGRWDLIVELGTETLEGLDHALARIRLFEGVQASETSLLLSTKKAT comes from the coding sequence ATGGACAAAACGGACGAGCGTCTGATTGCCGCGCTCAGACATGACGCGCGGGCATCACTGTCGGATCTGGCCTTGCAGCTGGACCTGTCGCGCACCACCGTGCGGGCGCGGATCGAACGGCTGGTGCAGCGGGGCGATATCCTGGGCTTTACCATCACGCTCAAGGAGGATGTGCTGAACGATCCGGTGCGCGGGCTGATGATGATCGAGATCGAAGGGCGCGGCGCCGCGCGCATCACGCGACAGTTGCAGGGTCTGAAAGAGGTGCGCGCCATTCATTCGACCAACGGACGCTGGGACCTGATTGTCGAGCTGGGCACCGAAACGCTGGAGGGGCTGGACCATGCGCTGGCCCGGATTCGCTTGTTCGAAGGGGTGCAGGCCAGCGAGACCAGCCTGCTGTTGTCGACCAAGAAGGCGACTTGA
- the rocF gene encoding arginase, giving the protein MSRKTCILIGAPVDSGKRRTGCLMGPDSYRTAGLAEALADLGHRVEDLGNLSPAEHAPEPSDTHLHQPNRTIGWTNRLIRAAEQAMPRGLPIFLGGDHALALGSVAGVANHAARVGRPQFVLWLDAHSDYHTPETSASGNLHGTPLGYVTGRGGFAGFPVIKNPVKQRNICILGLRSVDHAEREALQRTKIRFHDMRQIDEHGIARPLQAFLDTWAKENGMLHVSLDVDFLDPSIAPAVGTTVPGGATMREGHLVMEMICDSGLMTSLDLVELNPFLDERGRTAQLIVDLAASALGRRVFDRPTRSFS; this is encoded by the coding sequence ATGTCCCGCAAGACCTGTATTCTGATCGGCGCGCCTGTCGACAGCGGCAAGCGCCGCACCGGATGCCTGATGGGCCCCGATTCCTATCGCACCGCCGGCCTGGCCGAGGCGCTGGCCGATCTGGGCCACAGGGTCGAGGATCTGGGCAATCTCTCGCCCGCCGAACATGCGCCCGAACCAAGCGACACCCACCTGCATCAGCCCAACCGCACCATCGGCTGGACCAACCGGCTGATCCGCGCCGCAGAACAGGCGATGCCGCGCGGCCTGCCGATCTTTCTGGGCGGCGATCACGCGCTGGCCCTGGGCAGTGTGGCAGGCGTGGCCAACCACGCCGCCCGCGTCGGGCGCCCGCAATTCGTGCTCTGGCTTGATGCCCATAGCGATTATCACACGCCGGAAACCTCCGCTTCCGGTAACCTGCATGGCACGCCGCTGGGCTATGTCACCGGGCGCGGCGGCTTTGCCGGCTTCCCGGTGATCAAAAACCCGGTCAAGCAACGCAATATCTGCATCCTCGGCCTGCGCTCGGTTGACCACGCCGAGCGTGAGGCGTTGCAACGCACCAAGATCCGCTTTCACGACATGCGACAGATCGACGAGCATGGCATCGCCCGCCCCCTGCAGGCCTTTCTGGATACGTGGGCCAAGGAGAATGGCATGCTGCATGTCTCGCTCGATGTCGACTTTCTCGACCCGTCGATCGCGCCTGCCGTGGGCACCACCGTTCCCGGCGGTGCCACAATGCGCGAAGGGCATCTGGTTATGGAGATGATCTGCGACAGCGGCTTGATGACCTCGCTCGACCTGGTCGAGCTGAACCCGTTCCTGGATGAACGCGGCCGCACCGCCCAACTGATAGTCGATCTGGCCGCCTCGGCGCTGGGCCGCCGCGTCTTCGACCGCCCGACGCGGAGCTTCTCGTGA